Genomic window (Thomasclavelia spiroformis DSM 1552):
TATATTTAATTAATTTAACGATGGATAAAATTGACAAGATGATTTCACCGGTAAAATTAGGGCGAAAGGAAATTAAAGATAATGAATATGAAATGGTTTCTTTAGAAGATATTGATATTGGTGATATTATTGTGGTTATGCCAGGTGAAACGATTCCTCTTGGTGGAAAAGTTGTTTCTGGAAGTAGTGATCTTGATATGTTTGCAATTAATGGTAGTGATATTTTAGAAAACGTTAAAGAAGGTGTAGAAGTACAAAGCGGTAGCGTGAATGTTGGTAATACATTGAAAATTGAGGTTTTGTATACTTATGATTATAGTGCAATGAATAAAGTTTTAGAAATTGCAATGATGGCACCAGTTAATTCTTCTAGAACGCATAAATTAGTAGAGTTGATTTGTAAGATTTATACCATCTTTTTGGTTGTTGCTGGAATTTTTTGTGCAATACTTGTACCTTGGGTAGATTTTACTAATAATTTTAAATATGTATATTTAGGAGCTATTTTATTAACTATTTCAGGATCATTTGCTTATAAGCAAGTTTCATCATTCGCGATTTTATCAGGTGTGGCTAAGGCTTTTTCTAGAAATATTATCATTAAGGAAAATAGTGGGTTAGATGCATTGAATTTATGTAAAACAATAATATATGATCGTTTTGATGGTGTAGAAGTTACTGAAGAGGAAATGGATTTATTCCATGAACTTTCTAAATTAAATCGCAATTTGATTATTTTTAATGATGGTCCAGTTGATTTAGAGGATGATCAATATCGAATTCATAATAATTTATCTGTTGATGAGAAATTAAAAATAATGAATGAAGCTAATATTAATGGGCCGGTTGCTTATATTGGGGATAATTCTAAAGATATTGCGTTATTGCAAAAAGCATATGTTGCTATTAGTCGAGGTGGAATAAAAAATAAAAAAGTTATTGAAAATAGTGATATTATGTTGATGAATTCAGATTTAAATACGGTCATAGAAACATTTAAGATATCAAAGAAACAAAAAAATGTTACATTTGAAAATATCTTTGCTGGATTAGCTATTAATTTTATTATGATGCTTGCAGCATTAGGTGGTATTTTACCATGGTGGGTAGCTTTGGTTATTTATTTGACTGAAGAAATAATTGTTTTATTAAATACTCATAGAATTCTTGATATGAAATAAAAGTCAGTTATTTTAACTGGCTTTTATTATAAAGATTAGGTATAGAATTTAATAATAGTAAGAGGAGATAAGTTAATGAATAAATATCAGGTGAAAAAAGATATTTTATTAATGGATTTTTTATTGAATTATTATAATAAAAAAAATGTTAAGAATTTATTGAAATATAAGTTAGTTATGGTTAATGAAAATGTTATTAGTCAATTTGATTTTCCGTTAAAAATTGGAGATGTGGTTATTGTTAATAAAAAAGAAGATAATAAGCATAATTTAGAAATAATTTATGAAGATAAAGAATTAATTGTAATTAATAAGCCTTCAGGTTTATTGAGTATCTCAGGAGGGAATGAAAAAGAAAAAACAGCATATCATTTAGTTGGTGAATATTTAAAAAATAAAAATAAAAAGGCTAAAGTATTTGTAATTCATCGTTTAGATAAGGATACTTCAGGAGTTTTAATGTTTGCTAAAAATGAAGAGATAAAAAATAAACTTCAAAATAATTGGAATAAAATTGTATATAAACGAGGTTATCTTGCAATTATAGAAGGCAGATTGAAAGAAAAAAGTGGTACAATTAAAAATTATTTAGATGAAAGTAAGACACAGATGGTTTATATTACTAATAATAAAAAAGGGAAATTAGCGATTACTAATTATCGGGTTTTAAAAGAGACAAAATATAATTCTTTAGTTGAAATATTTTTAGATACAGGTCGTAAAAATCAAATTAGAGTACATATGCAATCATTAGGACATAGTATAATAGGCGATAAAAAATATGGGGCAACGACTAATCCAATAAAAAGAATGGCACTTCATAGTCATGTTTTTGCATTTGTTCATCCTGATACTAAGAAAAAAATGATTTTTGAAGCTAAATATCCTGAGGAGTTTAAAAAAATATTTTAGTGAAATAGTAATATAGTTATAAATATTTCATATAATGTGATGGTGATGGAATGTTTACAATTATTGTTTTATTAATTTTTTTGATGATGGGATTATTTAAATATTTACGAATAAAAGAAGATAAATAAGTAAAAAAGCTTGACTTTAAAAAAGTAAAATGATATCATACGAAAGTAAATGAAAAGTAGTGGAAAGAAGAAGTGCCTACTTCTCGCCTGATTGATAATATCGATAGGCAAATGTCACTAAGATAGTTATCTTATTGTCAATATGTGGGTACTTAATGTGCTCACTTTTTATTTAAACTACTAAAATGGAGGTGGCTTTTATTAGCAGATTTGATAACAAAAAACCAAAACAACCAGATGAGTTAGTAAATGAAAAAATTCGTTTTAAAGAAGTATTGGTAATTGATCAAAATGGAGATCAATTGGGAGTGAAGTCTCGTAATCAAGCAATTGATATTGCATATAACGAAGGTTTAGATTTAGTGTGTGTTGCACCTAATGCAAAACCTCCAGTATGTCGTATTATGGACTTCGGTAAGTATCGTTTTGAACAACAAAAGAAAGCTAAAGAAATGAAGCGTAATTCTAAAGTTGTTGCAGTCAAAGAAACACAATTATCTGTAACTATTGATGTTCATGATAAAAATGTAAAATTAAAAAGAACATTAAAATGGTTAGAAGAAGGTAATAAAGTTAAAGTAGCAATTAGATTTAGAGGACGTCAGTTAGCTCATATGGATCTTGGTAAAAAAGTTATTGATGACTTCGTAGCTGAATGTGCAGAAGTTGGACAAATTGAAAAACCAGCCAAGCTAGAAGGTAGAACTCTAACTGCAATAATTGCACCAAAGAAAAAATAATTTAGGAGGAACTTATTATGCCAAAAATGAAATCACATAGCGGTCTTAAAAAACGTTTAAAAAGAACAGGTAGTGGAAAATTAAAACGTAGTCATGCTTATGTTTCACATTTATCACATAACAAAACTCATAAACAAAAGAAACATTTAGCTAAAGCAACTTTAGTTCATGCTTCTGATTATAAGAGAATCAAGTCAAGATTATGTAAATAGTTTAAATAGGAGGAATATATAAATGGCAAGAGTAAAAGGTGGATATACTACAAGACGTAGAAGAAAAAAAATATTAAAATTAGCCAAAGGTTATTTTGGTGCTAAACATAGATTATATAAAACAGCTCATGAACAAGTTATGCACTCATTAGCTTATTCATATAGAGATAGAAGACAAGTAAAAAGAGATATGAGAAAATTGTGGATTGCTCGTATTAATGCGGCAGCTAGATTAAATGATATCTCATATTCTAAATTAATGCATGGGTTAAAATTAGCTAATGTTGAAATTAACCGTAAAATGTTATCTGAAATTGCAATTTGTGATCCTAAAGGATTTACTGAAATTGTAAATACAGCAAAAAAAGCATTAGAAAAATAATTATTTGTA
Coding sequences:
- a CDS encoding RluA family pseudouridine synthase translates to MNKYQVKKDILLMDFLLNYYNKKNVKNLLKYKLVMVNENVISQFDFPLKIGDVVIVNKKEDNKHNLEIIYEDKELIVINKPSGLLSISGGNEKEKTAYHLVGEYLKNKNKKAKVFVIHRLDKDTSGVLMFAKNEEIKNKLQNNWNKIVYKRGYLAIIEGRLKEKSGTIKNYLDESKTQMVYITNNKKGKLAITNYRVLKETKYNSLVEIFLDTGRKNQIRVHMQSLGHSIIGDKKYGATTNPIKRMALHSHVFAFVHPDTKKKMIFEAKYPEEFKKIF
- the rplT gene encoding 50S ribosomal protein L20 — protein: MARVKGGYTTRRRRKKILKLAKGYFGAKHRLYKTAHEQVMHSLAYSYRDRRQVKRDMRKLWIARINAAARLNDISYSKLMHGLKLANVEINRKMLSEIAICDPKGFTEIVNTAKKALEK
- the infC gene encoding translation initiation factor IF-3; this translates as MEVAFISRFDNKKPKQPDELVNEKIRFKEVLVIDQNGDQLGVKSRNQAIDIAYNEGLDLVCVAPNAKPPVCRIMDFGKYRFEQQKKAKEMKRNSKVVAVKETQLSVTIDVHDKNVKLKRTLKWLEEGNKVKVAIRFRGRQLAHMDLGKKVIDDFVAECAEVGQIEKPAKLEGRTLTAIIAPKKK
- the rpmI gene encoding 50S ribosomal protein L35, with the protein product MPKMKSHSGLKKRLKRTGSGKLKRSHAYVSHLSHNKTHKQKKHLAKATLVHASDYKRIKSRLCK